The genomic region ACCGCGAGCTGTTCACGCTGGCGCAGACCGACCCGCTGCGCATCTATCTGTACGTGCCGCAGGCGTATTCGCAGCAGGTGAAGGTCGGCAGGACGTGGCGGTAACGCTCGCGGAGCTGCCGGGCCAGACCTTCCACGCACCATCGCGCGCGCCTCCGGCGCCATCGACACCGCCACGCGCAGCATGCAGGTGGAGGTGCAATTGCCCAACAAGGACGGCCGCCTGCTGCCGGGCGCGTACGTGCAGGTCGCCATCAAGGGCAAGGCCGCCGCAGAGGCGGGCCCCGGCGATGCGCAGGCGTTCCTCGTGCCGACCAACACGCTGCTGTTCCGCAAGGAAGGCCCGCGCATTGCCGTGGCCGAGAACGGCCCGCGTCGACTTGCGCCCCATCACCATCGGACGCGACTACGGCCGCACGGTGGAGATCGTCTCGGGCCTGAAGGCCGGCGATGCGCTGATCCTCAATCGGCCGACTCGATCGAACAGGGGAGGCGGTGACCGTCGTCGCGCCCAAGCCGGCGTCCGCACCGGCGGCTTCTGCGCCGCACGCATCATGACGCGCTCGGCCACGTTCGGCACCCCGGCGCTGGTGGCTGCGCTCGTCGCCTCGCTGGCCGGCTGTTCGCTGGCGCCGACGTACGAGCGTCCGGCGATGGACATCCCCGCGCACTGGCAGACCGAAGCGCCCTGGCGCCCCGCGCAGCCGCCGACGACGCGCCCAAGGGCCCTTGGTGGCAGCGCTTCAACGATCCGCAGCTCGACAGGCTGATCGAACAGGCCCTGCGCGAGAACCAGTCGCTCAAGGTCGCGCTGTCGAACCTCGAGCAGGCCAGGCGCTCACGCGCGTGGCCCGGGCGAGCCTGCTGCCGACCATCACTGCCACCAACAACGACACGCGTACGCGCACATCGTCGGAACGGCCCGCTGTCGTCGTACACCAGCCCGACCATGTCGACGGTGCAGAGCGACTTCGTGCTGCGCGCCGACGTGAGCTACGAAGCGGACCTGTTCGGCCGCTTGTGCGCAACACCGTCGCCAATGCCGCCGCCAGCGAAGAACAGGCCGGCGCCAACTTCGAGAACTTCCGCCTGCTGCTTGCCGCGCAGGTCGCCACCACCTGGTACAACCTGCGCGAGACCGATGCGGAAATCGCCGTGGTGCAGGAAGGGCTGGCGCTGCAGCGCAAGGCGCTCGATTTCGTCACCTCGCGGCACCAGGATGGCGCGGCCTCAGGGCTGGACCTCGCGCAGCAGAGGCGCTGGTCGACAGCACCGCCACGCAGGCCGAGCTGCTGACCCGGCAGCGCGCGCAGTATGAACACGCGCTGGCCACGCTGGTCGGCACGCCGGCCCCGGCATTCCATATCGATCCCGTGCCGCTCAAGGGCACGCCGCCGCAGCTTCCGGTCGCGCTGCCTTCCGACGTGGTCGAACGCCGCCCGACGTGGCCGCCGCCGAGCGCAGTGCCGCCGCCGCCAATGCGCAGGTGGGCGTGGCGCGCGCCGCGTTCTTCCCGAGCGTGATGCTCAACGGTGGCGCCGGCTGGGAAAGCCGCGACCTGGCGCTGCTCTTCAGCGCGCCGACGCTGCTATGGTCGTTCGGCACGCAGATCGCCCAGACGGTGTTCGACGCGGGCCGCACGCGCGCACGCGTGGACGTCGCCAACGCGGCCTACCGGGGCGCCATCGCCAACTACCGCAGACCGTGCTCGGCGCGTTGCAGAAGTGGAAGACGGCCTGGCCGGGCTGCAATCGCTCGACCGCGCCGCCACGCAGGCACGTGCGGCCGTGGACAGCGCCCGCAAGGTCTACGAGATCGCCAGCGTGCGTTACGAGGGCGGGCTGGCGACCTCGCTGGACGTGATCACCGCGCAGCAGTCGCTGCTGAACAACCGGCGCACGGCGGTGCAGATTCTTGGCCAGCAGATGACGACGAGCGTGTTTCTCGTCAAGGCGGTGGGCGGGGACTGGAATCACGCGCCGGTCGCGGCGGCCAAGCGCTAGGCTGGGCCTCAGGCGACGCGGCGCAGAAAACCCCGCGCCGACAAAGAGCCCGCCGAGCCAGCTCAGCGTGAGCGCCACGGGACGAGCCGTTCGAGCAGATCGGTCGCTTCGCCGGCACGCGCAGCGCCAGCGCGATCACTGCCGCCATAGGACAGCGGCGGTCGCCACGCTCACCAGCAACGCGCCGAGCCCGTCGACAGTGTCCGCACGAGTGGCGGATGCACATGCGCCGGCGGACACAGTTCGGACATGCGGGCACGCACGTAGGCCGCCGTGCGTCGTGTGCCGTCGGTTCGCATCGGCGTGATGCCGCATGAGTGCATCCACGTTCGTGTATCCAGCACACCGGAATCTCAACTCCTGCGCAACCCGGCGCAGGGCGGCGCGTTCGCGCGCGTGGTCGGTGGCGTCGGACGGCGTTTCATTCGGGGCGGGCTTGTCGAACACGGCTGGCGCGGCGGCGGGGTCCGTCGTGCGCACCTCGTGCCGGTACGTCACGCGCGCGCGGCGCGAGCGCAGAGATAGCCGCCGTGCCCATCAGCAGCAGCGCCTCGACGGCCAACAGCAGAACGATCGGCCAGCGCCCCGCCGCGCCACCCGACGCGGCCGTGGTCCACGCGTGGATCCCGCCGCTCATGGCAAGCGTGGCCAGGAGTTGAAAGCAGGCCGTACCCCAGCCACACGAGGGGGAACCCGCGCACCCTCAGGAACGCCAGGGCGACGAGCCCGAGCGGAGCCGCCAGCCCTGCCAGCGCCGGCACCACCGCGGCCGGACCAGCATTGCCCCCGCCAGGCATCAGCGTCATGCCGATCGTCAGCACGATGGCCAGCCCCGGCAGCGTGCTGAGCCACAGCAGCGTCACCAGCCAACCGCGCACGCCATACAACCGGTGCGCCTGCGCGCGCGCTGCCGATATTGCGATCCAACTTTCGTGCATGAAGCTCCCCGACCGGGTCCGCCATGCTGCGCGTGTGGCGCAGCGCGGCTCCTGAATTTTGGCGATTGTGTCATCGGGACAAGCCCGTGCGCCCCTCTAGAGTGGGGGCGGCAGCACATTGTCGTCAATGTCTTGTGGGCCCAATGCCGACAAGGATTGCGGGTGATAAGTCGCTTTTAATTCAGATGTTGAAAACACTGAGTGTTGTATCGGCGCCTTAACGGGCGCGCGTCCGCCGGCGGCTCGGCGTCGGCATGTCCGGTGCGCATACCGGCCAGAACCATTTGCATGCGATGTGGGCAACAAGGCTCCTTACACTCGCTGCAAACTCACGGGAAGCCGATATGCGCCCACACCGTCTGCCGCAGTGCCTGCTGTCCGCCCTCACGCTGAGCCTTGCGCTCGCTGGTCCGGCCCGTGCCGCGCCGGAGCCTGAACCGGTCGACATCCTCATCCGCAACGGCACGGTGGTCGACGGCAGCGGCGGCGCGCCGTTCGTGGCCGACGTGGGCATCCGCAATGACCGCATCGTGCTGGTGCAGCCCTCCGCCACGGGCGTGCCGGCAAAACGGTGCTCGACGCGCGCGGGCTGGTGGTGGCGCCGGCTTTATCGATCCGCATACGCACGCCTATCACAACCTCGTCTCCAAAGACCGGCACCAGAACCTGCCGTACCTGCTGCAGGGCGTGACGACGGTGGTCATTGGCAATGACGGCATCGTGCTCGAAGGCGACGGGCCGGATCTCGACCGCATCGGGCCGACGCTCAAGGCGCTCGACGCCAACCGCATCGGCACAACGTGGCCATGCTGGTCGGCCACAACGCCGTGCGCCACCGCGTGATGGGCGACGTGGCGCGTGCACCCACCGCCGACGAACTCAAGGCCATGCAGACACTGATGGAAGACGGCATGCGCGACGGCGCATTCGGATGTCGACGGGCCTGGTCTATACGCCAGGCGTATTCGCCAAAACCGACGAGGTGGTCGCGCTGGCCAGGACCGTGGCCGCGCGTGGCGGCATCTACGACACGCATCTGCGCGACGAGGGCAACTTTCGCACTGGCCTCGTCAACGCCGTGAAAGAAGCGCTGGACATCGGCCGGCAGTCGGGCATCCCGATCCACATTTCGCACATCAAGGCGCTAGGTGTGGATTCGTGGGGCAAGAGCGCGGAGGTCATCAGCCTGATGCGGCAGGCGCTGGCCAACGGCATGAACGTATCGGCAAGCCAGTATCCGTACACGGCGTCGAGCACGCACATCATTCCGGCGCTGGTGCCGGGTGGGCGCGCGACGGCGGCAACGACGCGCTTGCTCAAGCGTCTGGAAGACCCGGCCACGCGCGCGCGCATTGCCACCGACATGGAAAAGGCCATGCAACAGCGCAACGGGCCTGCGGCGCAGGTGCTGATCTCCGCCAACCCCGAATACAACGGGCAATCGCTCGAGGCGCTGGGCAAGAAGCTCGGCGTGAGCCCCGTCGACGCGGCCATCAGCGTGATCCAGCACGGCGGCACGAACATCGTGTCGTTCAACATGAGCGATGCCGATCTGGAAGCCTTCATGAAGCAGGACTTCGTCGTGGGCGGCTCCGACGGCATTGCCGGACACCCGCGCGAAGCCGGCACCTTCGCACGCCGCATCGGCGAATACGTCACGCGCAAGCACGTGATGACGCTGCCGTTTGCCATCCGCCAGGCCAGCGCCCGCACGGCCGAAATCTTCGGCATCAAAGACCGCGGCACGGTGCAAGCGGGCAAGTTTGCCGACCTGGTCGTCTTCGACCCCGCCACCTACGCCGACCGCGCGAGCTATGAACAGCCGGGGCTGCCGCCGTGGGCGTGCGCTGGGTGCTCGTCAACGGCGCGGTGGCCGTGGCCGACGGCAAGGCGGTGCCGGATGTGCTGGCGGGTGGGGGCCTTACGCAAGTAAACAAGCGACGCCGCGCGGCGACGCAGCTCAGATCACGTCGCCGAGTTCGCGCACGTCCGTGCCGGTGCAGCACGCGAGTATCTCGGCGTCTTCCTTGCTGACAGACAGATAGACGTGACCGACTGCGCTGTCGAAGTACAGGCTGTCGCCCGGCGTCAGGCGAAAGGCGTCGCCGTTCTCGAAGCGCAGTTCGATCTCGCCGCACAGCACGAAGACGAATCCTCGCCAGGGTGGCGGATGTAATCTGGAAAGTCGTTCGACCGAGCGCGCGCGGATGTGCGCGCGCATGGGGAGCATGCGTTTGCCGGTCAGCGCGTCGGCCAGCATGCCGTATTCGTAGTTCGGCGTGTCGTAGATGACCTGGCCGCCCGATGCGTGAATGTGGGGCTGATGGGTTGGACCGGCCCGGCATCGGGCGTGCGGCGGCGTCCCAGCAGTTGCTCGAACTCGAGCCCGAGCGCCTGGGCCAGGCCGGCGAACTTTTCGTACGTAAGGGCAATGTCGCCGCGCTCGGCCTTGGAGATCGTCGACAGCGCCACACCGGAACGCTCCGACAGCTCCTGCAACGTCAGCCCGCGCGCCTTGCGGGCCTCGCGGATGCGTGCGCCCACCTCCTGATGGTTGAGCTGACGTCGGGGCCCCATTGGCGGGGAATCGTCCTGGATGATGGCTTTTGTGCGCGATGCCACGCGAGGTCTCCGGGTTTTCTCGTATACGAGAATTTGATTTTTCTCGTATACGATAACTCAGACCTCCCCAGTCTCCAACCAGGAGCGCCCCGTGTCGACACTCGCCCTCGATAGCCGTCCCGCGCTGTCACGCACGCAAGTCATTGCGCCACCACGATTGGCACGGCGCTAGAGTTTTATGACTTCACGATCTACAGCTACTTCGCCATCCAGATCGGGCAATTGTTCTTTCCATCGGCATCGCCGCGTGAACCAGTTCCTGTTGTCGATTGGTGTGTTTGGCGTGGGCTTTGTGGTGCGGCCGCTGGGCGGCATCGTCATCGGCGCCTATGCCGATCGCGCCGGGCGCAAGAAGGCGATGGTGCTGACCATCATGATGATGGCGCTGTCGTGCGCGC from Arthrobacter methylotrophus harbors:
- a CDS encoding TolC family protein — encoded protein: MRNTVANAAASEEQAGANFENFRLLLAAQVATTWYNLRETDAEIAVVQEGLALQRKALDFVTSRHQDGAASGLDLAQQRRWSTAPPRRPSC
- a CDS encoding TolC family protein; protein product: MEDGLAGLQSLDRAATQARAAVDSARKVYEIASVRYEGGLATSLDVITAQQSLLNNRRTAVQILGQQMTTSVFLVKAVGGDWNHAPVAAAKR
- a CDS encoding N-acyl-D-amino-acid deacylase family protein, with protein sequence MSTGLVYTPGVFAKTDEVVALARTVAARGGIYDTHLRDEGNFRTGLVNAVKEALDIGRQSGIPIHISHIKALGVDSWGKSAEVISLMRQALANGMNVSASQYPYTASSTHIIPALVPGGRATAATTRLLKRLEDPATRARIATDMEKAMQQRNGPAAQVLISANPEYNGQSLEALGKKLGVSPVDAAISVIQHGGTNIVSFNMSDADLEAFMKQDFVVGGSDGIAGHPREAGTFARRIGEYVTRKHVMTLPFAIRQASARTAEIFGIKDRGTVQAGKFADLVVFDPATYADRASYEQPGLPPWACAGCSSTARWPWPTARRCRMCWRVGALRK
- a CDS encoding cupin domain-containing protein, which translates into the protein MLADALTGKRMLPMRAHIRARSVERLSRLHPPPWRGFVFVLCGEIELRFENGDAFRLTPGDSLYFDSAVGHVYLSVSKEDAEILACCTGTDVRELGDVI
- a CDS encoding helix-turn-helix transcriptional regulator codes for the protein MGPRRQLNHQEVGARIREARKARGLTLQELSERSGVALSTISKAERGDIALTYEKFAGLAQALGLEFEQLLGRRRTPDAGPVQPISPTFTHRAARSSTTRRTTNTACWPTR